Genomic DNA from Alphaproteobacteria bacterium SS10:
CGCTTGCCGCACCCGACGCCGGTGATTAAGACTGGCGATATGAAGCGTGTAATCCTCCTCATCCCCGCCCTGATCCTGCTTGCCAGCTGTGGTTTCCAGCCGGTCTACGGCACCGCTGGCCGTGACGGTGGTGGCCCAACCGTGCAAGAGCAGTTTGCCGATGTCCGCGTGGCACCGATCGCCGACCGCGAGGGGCAGATGCTGCGCAATGCCCTAATCGACCAGATCTATGTCGATGGCATTCCCCAGTCCGCGAAGTATGAGTTGGTGGTCCAGCTAAGCTTCCGTCAGGTAGCCATCGATATCGACCGGGATGACAGCATGACCCGTAGCCAGCTAACCGGCACGGCGACGGCCAATCTGATGAGCCGCAGCAACGGCCAGCGGTTATGGAGCACGGTCAGCCAATCCATCACTACCTTCAACGTATTGGACAGCCCGTTTGCCACCGTCGTGTCTGAACGAACCGCCCGTGAGCAAGCCATCGACCAGATCAGTGATGAGCTGGTGGTCCGCCTCGGCGCCTATTTCGCCACCCAAGGCCCAAAGCCGGATGAGACGGCAGAGGCCAGCGACACCGCTGACTAACCCAGCGCAGCGGTCATGAAGGTCAAACCACAAGATGCCGACAGGTTTGCGAAGGCACCGGATGCCAGCGCCGCCGCCGTGCTTGTCTATGGCCCCGATCCTGGCTTGGCCCATGAACGGCTGATTGCCCTGACGCGGGCCTGGCTTGGCGATGCGGCGGCCGATGACCCCTTCGCGGTTTTAGATCTCACCGTCGATGATGTGGCCAAGGACCCAAGCCGCCTGGCGGATGAGGCCAATGCCATGACCCTGATGGGTGGTCGACGGGTTATTCGCCTTCGTGATGCGGATGACAAAACCCTTAAAGCCGCGACCGAGCTGATCAACCAAGTCGACCCAACCCAGACCGAAAACCGGGTCGTGATGACCGCCGGCGATCTGACCCCACGCTCTGGCCTGCGCAAACTGTTCGAAGGTGCCAAGACCGGCGCCGCCCTCGCCTGTTATGTCGAGGATGAGCGGCAACTAGCGGCCGTGATTGGTCAGCGTCTTCGTGAGGCAGGCAAACAGTCCAGTCGCGATTTGATTGACGTCTTAGCAGCCCGGCTAGTCGGTGACCGCGCCCTGATGAGCCGGGAATTGGACAAGCTACTCATCTATATGGGTGATGATGAGACCCTGACCCCAAACCACATCGCGGAGACGGTGGGGGATGAGGCTGACCTGTCCCTTGATGATGCAGTGATGGCGGCGATGGGCGGTGATATCGCCGGTGCGGACCGCGCGTTACATCGGTTATGGGCTCAGGACACTTCACCGGTGGCGATCCTCCGCGCCCTGCAACGGCATCTGGGCAAGCTCTACCCAATGGCGATTGAAGTTGGGAATGGCAAGCCTGCCAAGGCTGTAGTCGACAGCGCCCGACCACCAATCTTCTTCAAGCTTAAAGGTGCCTATGAAGGGCAGCTGCGATCCTGGAATGTGCGCAAGCTGAACCAGGCGATTGAGCGCGCGCTGGAAACCGAGGGCCTGTGCAAGCAGACCGGCCAGCCCGAACGCGCGCTGACCGAACGCTGTTTCTGGGCAACGGCACAATTGGCCAGGCGGCGCGGCTAGAGCGGCCCTGCGCGTGGATCAGATATCCGATACATTTTCCGGCTTTCTAAACCCCGTGCTTCCCTAAAGCTCTGATTTGCCAAATGGGGGGTTTAGACATGTTTGGTGAAGGACCATTGGGATTTGCACCAACCACTGGTGATGAGCCGCATTGGAGTGAACCAGCATGGGTTCGCCGCCGCGAGTGGTTGAGCAGCGACCATCCGGAAAGTAACTCACTTGGTGCGGGGCAGAAGCTGGCCTCTGTCCTTGGTTTCCACCCGCAGGCCACCTATCACGGCCGCGAATGGGATGAGCAAGGGCGCTTCACCTACGCTGTTATCGACCTTGGCGATACCGACCAAAATGGGGATCCCGTTAAGGGTGGCCGCATCCTGCTGGCTGATAAGCACATGCTGGAAGGTGCTCGCGATTGGTCCACCGTTCGGGCACGAGGCTCCGTCGACCGTTTGGATGCTTTGATTGGCCAGATCGACGCTGATGCCCAAGACTTTACCGCTGGGAATGCCGTTAAGGTGTATCCCCACGGCATGATGCAGCAAGTGGTTCTAGACCGTGCCGCGGCCCCCGACCCGCTTGAGGCCAATCGGCCTGGCCAGCGCCCAAGCTCACTGTTGAAGATGTAAGGCCCTAGCTGGGCAGTACTTCGATTTCGGTGACGTACATAATCTCGCAATCGCGCAGATTATCGCCGTCATGGCGGCTCATTGAGCTGCGCAGCAATAGCTCGCCATCATCGCGCAGCTCAACTAGGAAGCCACTCATCCGCACGGTTTGATTGGGGCGAAGATCCAGGAGTGCGCCACGCACCTCCCGGCTACCCGGTATCATGTGCATGTTGGCATATTGGCTCGTGATATCCGGGTTGAAGATATCAACAGCACTGCGGGCCATCGCAATGCGGAAGGCATTCTGCACCGACATGTGCTGGGTCATCGCCGTATCCGACATTTGACCCCAACCAACGGTCAGATCAATCGGTGACGCGCTCGTGCCAAGCCAACCCGGCGCCCAATCAAACCAATACCGGCGTCGAGACAGAATACGGGCATCAATATCGTAGGTCGCCAGCGCATAGATCTGATGGCCACCAATCTCATCAATCTGCTCTGGTTGATTAAAATCGACCTGCACCGGATGGGCAGGTGCCGTCATAACGCCCGGCTCGGGTAAGGTGGCGGACCAGGGCTCGAACAGATCGAACGGCAGCAGGCAGATCGTTAGGATGAGCCAGGTTGCATAAAAGGCCACTTAAAAAGCTCCCCGCGCTTTGAACGATGAAGCCTAGGCCGTGCTGTCCTTCACCTGCTTCTCGCTATTGGTGCTGGGCCGCAGGCTATCTGGGGTGTAGTCGGGGCCAACCGTATGCTGGGCGGGCTCTGGACCCGCCAGAAACTCAACATGCAGCACGCTGTCATCGGTAACGCTAACCACCCGGACCTTTGCCCCCTTAGGCGCATCCTGGCCGCGCAGTTCCCATGACGTATCGCCGGAGAAGCTTCGACCACGGCCATGCTGAATGGCATCAGTCAGAACTATGGTCTGGCCGACCATGCCGGCCGCCCGATGGTTAAACTGGCTTTCCGTTTCCTTCGGTGGCCGACCCTTTTGATAGATCCACCACCCGACAAGGAATGCAGTGGTAATCAGGGCGAACAGGGTTAGCTGAACCGCCCAACCAATCTCCGGAGAAAACGCCGTGATGACGCCAACCGTCAGGGCCGCCACACCAAACCACATCAGAATGAAGCCGGGCACCAGCATCTCAGCGGCCGCAATCAATAACCCGGCGGCGAGCCAATAGATGTAAGGGATGGTCATCAATGTTCCTCCGTCAAACTGGATGGCCAATGCCTCGGCCATGGCGGTGGTTATGCCTGCAAGCATTGTGGCTTAAGACCGTCGCGCGCTTAGAATCGCGCCCAGGGTCCTGACGCTTCACCCATGCTGCTGCTGCCTGACCGACCTTGCTGGTAGGTCTGCTCCGCGATGGTTTCGAGGGTTGTCTTGCCACCCGTTGGGGAGCCGGCGGAACCACTTGGCCGCTTCGGCTTAGGCTTTGGCGTACCGCCACCGCCGCCACCCGACGGGCCACCGTCTTTGAAGCTGCCGGAAACCAGTTCGGCAATACCAGCCAGCGCGCCAATCGGTGCGGTTGCCTCAATCGGCAGGATCAGGGTCTTCTGGTTCGGTGAGGTCGCCATAGCTTGCAGCGCCTCAGTATACTTCTGGGCGACAAAGTAGTTCAGGGCCTGGATGTCACCCTTAGCCACCGCCTCAGAGACCACCTGAGTTGCCTTCGCCTCAGCGAGCGCCAAGCGCTCACGCGCCTCTGCCTGCAGTTTTGCGGCTTCAAGCTCACCCTGGGCACGCAGGACGGTGGATTGGCGATCACCTTCCGCTTCCAAAATGACCGCACGGCGATCGCGCTCAGATTTCAACTGCCGCGCCATGGAGGCAACAAGATCGGCTGGCGGCTCAATATCCAGCACCTCAATACGTACCACCTTCACACCCCAAGGGGCGGTGGCCTCATCAACCGCTTTGAGCAGCATGGCGTTGATCTCATCCCGCTGGGAGAGTAGGGCATCAAGGTCCATGGAGCCCATCACCGTACGAATATTGGTCATGGATAGGTTCAGCAGGGCGCGCTGAAGGTTCGCAACCTCATAGGTAGATTTCGGCGCGTTGAAGATTTGGAAGAATACCACGCCATCGGCGGTAATCCGGGCGTTATCTTTGGTGATCACCTCTTGCGCGGGCACGTCCAAAAC
This window encodes:
- a CDS encoding DNA polymerase III subunit delta; translated protein: MKVKPQDADRFAKAPDASAAAVLVYGPDPGLAHERLIALTRAWLGDAAADDPFAVLDLTVDDVAKDPSRLADEANAMTLMGGRRVIRLRDADDKTLKAATELINQVDPTQTENRVVMTAGDLTPRSGLRKLFEGAKTGAALACYVEDERQLAAVIGQRLREAGKQSSRDLIDVLAARLVGDRALMSRELDKLLIYMGDDETLTPNHIAETVGDEADLSLDDAVMAAMGGDIAGADRALHRLWAQDTSPVAILRALQRHLGKLYPMAIEVGNGKPAKAVVDSARPPIFFKLKGAYEGQLRSWNVRKLNQAIERALETEGLCKQTGQPERALTERCFWATAQLARRRG
- a CDS encoding NfeD family protein — translated: MAEALAIQFDGGTLMTIPYIYWLAAGLLIAAAEMLVPGFILMWFGVAALTVGVITAFSPEIGWAVQLTLFALITTAFLVGWWIYQKGRPPKETESQFNHRAAGMVGQTIVLTDAIQHGRGRSFSGDTSWELRGQDAPKGAKVRVVSVTDDSVLHVEFLAGPEPAQHTVGPDYTPDSLRPSTNSEKQVKDSTA
- a CDS encoding SPFH/Band 7/PHB domain protein — protein: MEGAIVALALVIAVVILAFLGVKTVPEGFNFVVERLGKYHQTLRPGLSFIIPFVDTVRARVSMMETVLDVPAQEVITKDNARITADGVVFFQIFNAPKSTYEVANLQRALLNLSMTNIRTVMGSMDLDALLSQRDEINAMLLKAVDEATAPWGVKVVRIEVLDIEPPADLVASMARQLKSERDRRAVILEAEGDRQSTVLRAQGELEAAKLQAEARERLALAEAKATQVVSEAVAKGDIQALNYFVAQKYTEALQAMATSPNQKTLILPIEATAPIGALAGIAELVSGSFKDGGPSGGGGGGTPKPKPKRPSGSAGSPTGGKTTLETIAEQTYQQGRSGSSSMGEASGPWARF